One Oncorhynchus kisutch isolate 150728-3 linkage group LG11, Okis_V2, whole genome shotgun sequence genomic region harbors:
- the LOC109899863 gene encoding 3-hydroxy-3-methylglutaryl-CoA lyase, cytoplasmic-like isoform X1, translating into MGNFPTTVKHCLSYEELIQDYPWLARWLQEEKLALTHEYPEYVKIVEVGPRDGLQNEKEMVPTGVKIQLIDMLSETGLPVIEATSFVSSKWVPQMADHTEVLQAIHRSSHVRYPVLTPNMHGFQDAVAAGATEVAVFGSASETFSRKNINCSIDESILRFEEVICTAKQRQIPVRGYVSCALGCPYEGPIESTKVAEVVKRLYELGCYEVSLGDTIGVGTPGSMAKMLHSVKKEVPSSALAVHCHDTYGQALANILTALQMGICTVDSSVAGLGGCPYAQGASGNVSTEDVLYMLHGMGIKTGVDLSKVIEAGDFICKALNRKTNSKVAQARGDNSMHCRMKKINT; encoded by the exons ATGGGTAACTTTCCCACCACGGTGAAGCACTGCCTGAGCTACGAGGAACTAATCCAGGATTATCCATGGCTAGCACGCTGGCTGCAGGAGGAGAAG CTCGCTTTAACACATGAATACCCAGAGTATGTTAAAATTGTTGAAGTCGGGCCAAGAGACGGACTTCAAAATGAAAAG GAAATGGTTCCAACAGGAGTCAAAATCCAGCTGATAGACATGCTCTCAGAAACAGGCCTGCCTGTGATCGAGGCCACCAGTTTTGTGTCTTCAAAGTGGGTACCGCAG ATGGCGGACCACACTGAAGTACTTCAAGCCATCCACAGATCTTCTCATGTTCGTTATCCAGTTCTGACACCCAACATGCATGGCTTTCAGGATGCT GTTGCAGCTGGTGCTACTGAAGTGGCCGTGTTTGGGTCTGCATCTGAGACCTTCAGTAGGAAAAACATCAACTGCTCTATAGATGAGAGCATTCTGAGGTTCGAGGAAGTAATTTGCACTGCCAAACAACGACAGATTCCAGTCCGTGG ATATGTTTCTTGTGCACTAGGATGTCCATATGAGGGACCCATTGAATCCACTAAAGTTGCAGAG GTGGTGAAGAGGTTGTATGAACTGGGCTGCTACGAGGTGTCTCTGGGGGATACTATCGGCGTGGGCACCCCAGGCTCCATGGCCAAGATGTTACACAGCGTCAAGAAGGAGGTACCCAGCAGCGCTCTGGCCGTTCACTGCCATGACACTTACGGCCAGGCCCTGGCCAACATCCTAACCGCACTGCAG ATGGGGATTTGTACAGTGGACTCGTCTGTAGCAGGTTTGGGAGGGTGCCCATATGCCCAGGGGGCGTCTGGCAACGTGTCAACAGAAGATGTTCTCTATATGCTCCATGGGATGGGCATTAAAACC GGAGTGGATCTGTCCAAAGTAATCGAGGCAGGTGACTTCATCTGCAAAGCCTTAAACCGCAAGACCAACTCCAAGGTAGCCCAAGCAAGAGGCGATAACTCTATGCATTGCCGCATGAAGAAGATAAATACTTGA
- the LOC109899863 gene encoding 3-hydroxy-3-methylglutaryl-CoA lyase, cytoplasmic-like isoform X2, with translation MVPTGVKIQLIDMLSETGLPVIEATSFVSSKWVPQMADHTEVLQAIHRSSHVRYPVLTPNMHGFQDAVAAGATEVAVFGSASETFSRKNINCSIDESILRFEEVICTAKQRQIPVRGYVSCALGCPYEGPIESTKVAEVVKRLYELGCYEVSLGDTIGVGTPGSMAKMLHSVKKEVPSSALAVHCHDTYGQALANILTALQMGICTVDSSVAGLGGCPYAQGASGNVSTEDVLYMLHGMGIKTGVDLSKVIEAGDFICKALNRKTNSKVAQARGDNSMHCRMKKINT, from the exons ATGGTTCCAACAGGAGTCAAAATCCAGCTGATAGACATGCTCTCAGAAACAGGCCTGCCTGTGATCGAGGCCACCAGTTTTGTGTCTTCAAAGTGGGTACCGCAG ATGGCGGACCACACTGAAGTACTTCAAGCCATCCACAGATCTTCTCATGTTCGTTATCCAGTTCTGACACCCAACATGCATGGCTTTCAGGATGCT GTTGCAGCTGGTGCTACTGAAGTGGCCGTGTTTGGGTCTGCATCTGAGACCTTCAGTAGGAAAAACATCAACTGCTCTATAGATGAGAGCATTCTGAGGTTCGAGGAAGTAATTTGCACTGCCAAACAACGACAGATTCCAGTCCGTGG ATATGTTTCTTGTGCACTAGGATGTCCATATGAGGGACCCATTGAATCCACTAAAGTTGCAGAG GTGGTGAAGAGGTTGTATGAACTGGGCTGCTACGAGGTGTCTCTGGGGGATACTATCGGCGTGGGCACCCCAGGCTCCATGGCCAAGATGTTACACAGCGTCAAGAAGGAGGTACCCAGCAGCGCTCTGGCCGTTCACTGCCATGACACTTACGGCCAGGCCCTGGCCAACATCCTAACCGCACTGCAG ATGGGGATTTGTACAGTGGACTCGTCTGTAGCAGGTTTGGGAGGGTGCCCATATGCCCAGGGGGCGTCTGGCAACGTGTCAACAGAAGATGTTCTCTATATGCTCCATGGGATGGGCATTAAAACC GGAGTGGATCTGTCCAAAGTAATCGAGGCAGGTGACTTCATCTGCAAAGCCTTAAACCGCAAGACCAACTCCAAGGTAGCCCAAGCAAGAGGCGATAACTCTATGCATTGCCGCATGAAGAAGATAAATACTTGA